A stretch of DNA from Bacillota bacterium:
GGGTTCCTCCCACGAACTGCACGATGGGTATGGCGGCCGCCATGGCGAAACCGCCCAGCCCCGCCGTCTCAGTGATAGAGGAATCCCCGATGTCGAGGTTTGCGTCGTCCTCGCCGAACCCGGAGAAGTATAGCCCTCTGACCTTCTGTGCCGGTCCCGTGAACCACCGGTCCCCGAGCCCGCTCACCTTTATCCCGAAGTCAGTGCCATTCCTGCTCATCACCGTCACCATCGTGCTCTTCGGCACACCATGAGCCGCTTCAAGCATCGCCTTCGCCGCGGGCATCGAGAGGTTCAAGAAGAAGTGATCGTTGCCGTTGATGAACTCAAGGACTCTGCGGATGTCCGAGATCGGGTAGCCTGTTTCCACAAGATGAGGCGCGATGCTTCGTATGAAGAGAGACGTCGCCGCCCTGTTGCGGTTGTGTACCTCGTCCCCCATGTGCAACGCCTGCGCTATGATGGACCGGAGATCTATCCCCCCAGAGAGCTCTATCCCCTTCGCGAGGACGGGGGCAAGGACGTCAGCCATCCACCTGAGCCTCTCTAGGACTTCGGCGCTGTACGCGCCATATCGCAAGACCTTTCCGAGGCCCTCGTTTAGTGTGCAGTAAGACCTGTTCCCGCCCGACCGGTTCTCGATGACGAACACGGGCATCGACGGAGACACGACCCCTGCCATCGGGCCCACCGCCGAGTGCTCGTGACACGGAGAGAAAGCTATCTCTCCACCGGCGGCCGCCTTCTCGGCCTCCTCGGCGGACGAGGCCCAACCCTCGTACAAGATGGCCCCAATTACAGCTCCTCTCAGCGGACCCGCCATACGCTCCCAGTTGATGGGTGGGCCCGCGTGAAGCAGCATGTATTCGCCCAGGCCCGGAATCACGTCCCGTGCCCGCCCGATCCCCACGAGAGTCGGCCTCGCGGAGCTGTATCTCTCGAGCGCGAGGCGGTTGGCCTCGTCCACGTCCGGCCTGTCCTGGACAACCTCCAAGGCTCGGATGAGTTCCGGTCTGCCGAGCGCCGGCGGCCGCCAATCCACCTCGAACACTCTCGCACCCTGTTCCCGCACGGACCTTGCGAAGACACTGCTGCCGAGATTCACCACCACCCGGGCGGGGGGCCAGTTCTTCACCATCTCCATGACAACACAGCTCCTTCACGTCAGTGTGCGCAACTGAATGCGTGTCGCCAAACGAGCGGTTTCATAGTGGCGGGCCTTCCACGCCTCGCACCCCGCCACCCTTGCCGTGAGCTGCAGGCAAGTTGCCAGGGTTTCTCAGGATTTCATCGGACGTCCAATACACCCCCTGGCGCTTCACCTGCCCTGTCGCGTGCCCGCTCGAGCATGAGCGCCACCAGCCTGGCCGCTGCCCTATTGGACGAGAGAACCGTGGCTCCGGCGTCCCGAAGCACCTTCTCTTGCCGAGAAAGCCCCTGAGGGTCGCCAGACGTGCCAACCAGCACGGCGATCTGTATCAAGGGCCTCTTCTCGCGCGCCGCTAGCTCCGCCGCTTCGCGGACCGCCTCCGCCATCACCCCGGCGGGGTCGGGGTGGCACCCGTATCCCAGAACCACGTCGAAGAGCAGGATCCCCACTTCCGGATCGCGTGCCTCTCGGAGATACCTCGGAACACGAAGCCCCGGCTCGAGCATGGGATGGGGTCGTCCTCGGGTGAAGTAGTCATCCCCCATGTCGATGCAAGTGTGAGCGCGGCTCGTCTCCGGGTCCTCCAGCATGAACTCGGGTAGCCACGTTGCGTTTGAGTAAACGCCTACCCCTGCCCTCGCCAAGATCGCCAGAGTCTCCTCGCACAGCGTGCCCCCTCCGTAGAGACCCCTCAGATATCGGGGACTTGCCCCATGCGCGGCGCTCATGCGGACATCGCTAACCTGTGGCTCCTGCAGTGCAGCAAGGTCTCGAGCCAAGGCCTCTATCCTTTCCTGAGGGTAGATCTCTCGGCTGACCCCTTCACTCGCCAGAGAGCATGCCATTGCGGCAGCCTCTTCGAGGCTACCCGCAAACGCAACCGTGGCTCGGTCGCTGCAGGTGGCAGCCCCGCCAGGTGCATGCCCCTCGTCACCCATGAAACACACCACAGCGGGCTTGCTGCCTTTCTCGAGGAAGTCTATCACCTTCAGGCGGACGTCGTCGTGAGGAGGCTTTGAGATCAACACCTTGACCTTCGTGCTGTCGTCCTTCTCCAGGATGTCCAGCCCCATGAGCGTGGTTATCCCGCCGATCTCATTTCTCAAGTCGCGGCCGCCCGTGCCGATGGCGTTCGTTATCCCCTCACCCAGCTCGTCTATGACGGCAAGCACCTGCTGTAGCCCTGTCCCGGAGGCTGCCACTATCCCGATCCGCCCGGGTCGGACCTTGTTCGCAAAACCCAGGCCGACCCCTCCGATGACAGCCGTGCCGCAGTCCGGGCCCATGACGAGCAGCCCCTCTCTTAGCCCCATCTGTTTCAGGGCGAGCTCATCCTCGAGGGACACGTTGTCGCTGAACAAGAAGACATGCAGTCCCCGTCGGAGAGCCTCTCGCGCTTCTCGTGCAGCGTAGGCTCCTGGCACTGAGATTGCAGCGATCCCGCCGGCCCTGATGGGCACCTCCGCGAGAGATGGGTAGAGAGCCTCCTCGCCGCTCGCCCGCTCCCGCGCCCGGGCCTTCCTCTCGAGTCTGGAAGCGATCCTCTTCTCCGCCTCGTCCAGCGCACCCGCGTCGTCTCCCGTGAGCGCGATGATGAGATCACCTGGGCCGGCTCGCTCCATCTCGGCGTCGCCGAATCCCAGCGCCCGCGCGCTGTCCTTATTCAAGTCGGTCGCCATGCCCACGAGAGCTCCCTCGATCCCGTGAAGCCTTTGGATCTCCTGGGTTAGGCTCATGAGCACGACCGAGTCGTGGTAAGCGTTCTTCTCAATTACCAGCCGCCTGAGCACCATGCGTACCTCCTCTCCCATTCCGCCGCGAGGTAGAGGCCCACACCAATATCGAACCCCGAGGTCGCGCCGAGCCCGATGAGCCTCGATGCAGCAAGAGCAGTCTCGCGTGGCCTGCCCTCGAGGAGGAACGCCAGCGTGTCTTCCGCGAACTCGTGGCCCCTCCCTGAGAGGGCCTCCTCCACGAAGAACGCGCTGAGCTCATGGGTACGTGTGAGCGCTCGCCTTACCACGACCCCCCAGAGCGCGTCCCCTTTTCCCTGCCTCAGGCGAACCTCCCTGAAAACCGACCTCGTGAGGCTCAAGCCCGTTATCAAGTCGTCGCCACTCGGCGTGAGCCCTGGCCCGAGGCCCACCACGTGTTCGAGAGCGGCGCCGAGTCCGGCCTCGTCCTTCTCGAGGACAGCCCTCCTCAAACTCTCCAGCAACCCCGCCAGCCTTGGGTCGGTTCCTTCGATGACCCCGCGAAACGGCGACTCCTTCCTCGAGTCCAGCAATACCCGGTACAGTGCCGTCAGACTCGTGCCGTCCGGCAGCCGCGGGCGCAAGTGGCATAGTCTGCTTTCCCACTCTTCGGACGAGCTGAAGTCGACCACCAGCCCGGCACCGACCTGCACGCGCATTCCTTCATAGACCCGGGTTTCGAACCCGGTCTTCACTTCGAAATCCAAGAGCGACTCGCCGCGGGCGAGGGCCAACGTCGCACAAGTCTCGCTCATACCCCTGGAAAGGGGCAGAAAGGTCAGAAACTCACCCCCGTCCCAAAGGTTCAGAGCTCTCGCGAAGACGCTGTGAACCCGGTATCGCCGCCTGCGGGAAAGAAGGTCTTGGAACCTCCTTCCCCT
This window harbors:
- a CDS encoding DUF1116 domain-containing protein yields the protein MEMVKNWPPARVVVNLGSSVFARSVREQGARVFEVDWRPPALGRPELIRALEVVQDRPDVDEANRLALERYSSARPTLVGIGRARDVIPGLGEYMLLHAGPPINWERMAGPLRGAVIGAILYEGWASSAEEAEKAAAGGEIAFSPCHEHSAVGPMAGVVSPSMPVFVIENRSGGNRSYCTLNEGLGKVLRYGAYSAEVLERLRWMADVLAPVLAKGIELSGGIDLRSIIAQALHMGDEVHNRNRAATSLFIRSIAPHLVETGYPISDIRRVLEFINGNDHFFLNLSMPAAKAMLEAAHGVPKSTMVTVMSRNGTDFGIKVSGLGDRWFTGPAQKVRGLYFSGFGEDDANLDIGDSSITETAGLGGFAMAAAIPIVQFVGGTPDDAVEFSKRMYGITLSENRFFTIPVLGFRGTPTGIDLRKVVERGILPQINTGIAHKDPGIGQVGAGLVTPPWECFEKALLAFVETYA
- the fdrA gene encoding acyl-CoA synthetase FdrA; translated protein: MVLRRLVIEKNAYHDSVVLMSLTQEIQRLHGIEGALVGMATDLNKDSARALGFGDAEMERAGPGDLIIALTGDDAGALDEAEKRIASRLERKARARERASGEEALYPSLAEVPIRAGGIAAISVPGAYAAREAREALRRGLHVFLFSDNVSLEDELALKQMGLREGLLVMGPDCGTAVIGGVGLGFANKVRPGRIGIVAASGTGLQQVLAVIDELGEGITNAIGTGGRDLRNEIGGITTLMGLDILEKDDSTKVKVLISKPPHDDVRLKVIDFLEKGSKPAVVCFMGDEGHAPGGAATCSDRATVAFAGSLEEAAAMACSLASEGVSREIYPQERIEALARDLAALQEPQVSDVRMSAAHGASPRYLRGLYGGGTLCEETLAILARAGVGVYSNATWLPEFMLEDPETSRAHTCIDMGDDYFTRGRPHPMLEPGLRVPRYLREARDPEVGILLFDVVLGYGCHPDPAGVMAEAVREAAELAAREKRPLIQIAVLVGTSGDPQGLSRQEKVLRDAGATVLSSNRAAARLVALMLERARDRAGEAPGGVLDVR
- a CDS encoding DUF2877 domain-containing protein, giving the protein MSGSGEQWSFEGEPRCLGAVSRGRRFQDLLSRRRRYRVHSVFARALNLWDGGEFLTFLPLSRGMSETCATLALARGESLLDFEVKTGFETRVYEGMRVQVGAGLVVDFSSSEEWESRLCHLRPRLPDGTSLTALYRVLLDSRKESPFRGVIEGTDPRLAGLLESLRRAVLEKDEAGLGAALEHVVGLGPGLTPSGDDLITGLSLTRSVFREVRLRQGKGDALWGVVVRRALTRTHELSAFFVEEALSGRGHEFAEDTLAFLLEGRPRETALAASRLIGLGATSGFDIGVGLYLAAEWERRYAWCSGGW